A genomic window from Maritimibacter sp. DP1N21-5 includes:
- a CDS encoding AAA family ATPase, with protein sequence MKQPPRQDLPPYFNIDPRFAAKRLADPIETARFAKAAAFATRGRDDLAKRGYAPDGQKRLRKFSIWEITKYLIPVAPAHLRRVLKANPDLPQGDGESNAKWFTLEEVLILRDHFATEGAAGKAYKSWRPEGLPAKVVAVANFKGGVGKTSTAAHLAMSAALDGYKVLVIDLDSQGSMTSILGGKVEDEWMTAFPLIARDFAKSLMAENEVRAAAGDAPFPLDETLTEALNVSPRNVIQSTHWPNIDLIGAQLNLYWAEFQVPVWRMQHRSWALWDGLLNALDDGGILDDYDIVFLDTPPALGYLTINALSAADILLVPLGASFLEFDSTGRFFDMIYSTFASIEEGENRVRRRDGLPEMRFEWDAVRAIITRFDANQQTDLANVIQAYFGDFMTAYRQELTAMVGQAGEQVSGIYETDYRDFNRETYVRGRETFDGTWAEVKSLILGAWWRDQQAELAEAKEA encoded by the coding sequence CCCGATTCGCGAAAGCAGCCGCCTTTGCGACCCGGGGCCGCGACGACCTTGCCAAGCGGGGCTACGCGCCCGACGGTCAGAAGCGCCTGCGCAAGTTCTCGATCTGGGAGATCACCAAGTATCTGATCCCGGTCGCGCCCGCCCACCTGCGCCGGGTGCTCAAGGCCAATCCCGACCTGCCCCAGGGCGACGGCGAATCGAACGCGAAGTGGTTCACGCTCGAGGAGGTCCTGATCCTGCGCGATCACTTCGCGACCGAGGGTGCCGCCGGCAAGGCCTACAAGTCCTGGCGGCCCGAAGGCCTTCCCGCCAAGGTCGTCGCCGTCGCCAACTTCAAGGGTGGCGTGGGCAAGACGTCGACCGCCGCGCATCTCGCGATGAGCGCCGCACTCGACGGTTACAAAGTCTTGGTGATCGACCTCGATAGTCAGGGCTCCATGACCTCGATCCTCGGGGGCAAGGTCGAGGATGAATGGATGACCGCTTTCCCCCTCATCGCGCGCGACTTCGCGAAGTCCCTGATGGCCGAGAACGAGGTTCGAGCGGCCGCCGGCGACGCCCCCTTCCCCCTCGACGAAACCCTGACCGAGGCGCTGAACGTTTCGCCGCGAAACGTCATCCAGTCGACGCATTGGCCGAACATCGACCTCATCGGGGCGCAGCTCAACCTCTACTGGGCCGAGTTCCAGGTGCCGGTCTGGCGAATGCAGCACCGCTCTTGGGCGCTCTGGGACGGGCTTCTGAACGCGTTGGACGACGGCGGGATCCTCGACGACTACGACATCGTCTTCCTCGATACGCCGCCCGCGCTCGGCTATCTCACCATCAACGCGCTCTCCGCCGCCGACATCCTTCTGGTGCCGCTCGGTGCGAGCTTTCTCGAGTTCGACTCCACGGGTCGGTTCTTCGACATGATCTATTCCACCTTCGCCTCCATCGAAGAGGGCGAAAACCGGGTTCGCCGGCGCGACGGCCTGCCCGAGATGCGCTTCGAATGGGACGCGGTGCGCGCGATCATCACCCGTTTCGACGCGAACCAGCAGACCGATCTGGCGAACGTGATCCAGGCTTACTTCGGGGATTTCATGACCGCCTACCGGCAGGAGCTGACCGCCATGGTTGGACAGGCCGGGGAACAGGTCTCGGGCATCTACGAAACCGACTATCGCGACTTCAACCGCGAGACCTATGTCCGTGGCCGGGAAACGTTCGATGGCACATGGGCCGAGGTCAAGTCCCTGATCCTCGGGGCCTGGTGGCGCGACCAACAGGCCGAGCTGGCCGAAGCAAAGGAGGCTTGA
- a CDS encoding ParB/RepB/Spo0J family partition protein yields MAKRRKLETPTAETLSQLEDEFRRETGARSPLSAPIAQVAADSVQSADLRSSEERARAARDRADAGRLRDAEEAGRLILEVPLEDINPIAMIRDRMVIDAEDLEELGRSILKHGLRMPIELYELPNPGDGPRYGLLSGYRRYRATENLREMFRGETHTTIPAVIRDPEVLGGTFVAMVEENEVRAELSHFERGRISVLSAQQGAFVNVEAAVEALFASASRAKRSKVRSFALIFEELGDMLQFPDMLREKEGLRLATALRSGGEERLRTALEGVRVESAEEERLLLDTVLTELEATRENTPRVGRPPRTSAGRTRVTDTDISIAIEREGQDWILRMTGDRLSYDVMRTLADEVKRLMSSPKR; encoded by the coding sequence ATGGCCAAACGACGCAAGCTTGAAACGCCCACCGCCGAAACCCTGTCCCAACTCGAAGACGAGTTTCGCCGCGAAACCGGGGCCCGTTCGCCGCTCTCGGCCCCCATCGCACAGGTCGCTGCCGACAGCGTGCAATCCGCTGATCTCCGGTCCTCCGAGGAACGCGCGCGAGCCGCGCGGGATCGGGCCGATGCGGGGCGGCTGCGGGATGCGGAGGAGGCGGGGCGTCTGATCCTTGAAGTGCCGCTCGAAGACATCAATCCCATTGCGATGATCCGCGACCGGATGGTGATCGACGCCGAGGACCTCGAGGAACTCGGGCGCTCCATCCTTAAGCATGGCCTGCGGATGCCCATCGAGCTTTATGAGCTTCCCAACCCCGGTGACGGCCCGCGCTATGGCCTCCTGTCCGGTTACCGCCGCTACCGCGCGACCGAGAACCTGCGTGAGATGTTTCGCGGCGAAACGCATACCACGATCCCCGCCGTGATCCGCGACCCCGAGGTGCTGGGCGGCACCTTCGTCGCGATGGTCGAGGAGAACGAGGTGCGGGCCGAGCTGTCGCATTTCGAACGCGGCCGGATCTCGGTCCTGTCAGCCCAGCAGGGGGCTTTCGTGAATGTCGAGGCTGCCGTCGAGGCGCTTTTCGCCTCGGCCTCCCGCGCCAAGCGGTCCAAGGTCCGGTCCTTCGCGCTCATCTTCGAGGAGCTAGGCGACATGCTCCAGTTCCCGGACATGCTGCGGGAGAAGGAAGGGCTGCGACTGGCGACGGCGCTACGATCCGGCGGGGAAGAGCGGCTGCGCACGGCGCTGGAAGGGGTCCGCGTCGAGTCGGCGGAGGAGGAGCGGCTGCTTCTCGACACGGTCCTGACCGAGCTTGAAGCGACCCGGGAAAACACGCCGCGCGTCGGCCGCCCGCCGCGCACCTCGGCCGGCCGGACGCGGGTGACGGACACCGACATTTCGATCGCGATCGAGCGGGAAGGGCAGGACTGGATCCTGCGCATGACCGGGGACCGGCTGTCGTATGACGTGATGAGAACGCTTGCGGACGAGGTCAAGCGGCTGATGTCCTCGCCGAAACGCTGA
- a CDS encoding DUF1403 family protein — protein sequence MLSDDDILARQPGWVTRGGAESLEDVAFLSGAALARLDLALRAEGGDGRGAAQCPGALLRDRRALAAAEVAVRRAGRRETARELRDAVHFTQEGDSPGPAGEVLSRWQAAVARPIGVASLARVLPGVDREAIAEILDRRATGGPVAQAAAGFAAMVAAHPGDETGALILAEAVLARALGWSHILPVLSIDLRPRAFSQRGDDLQRAFHVAVRTGALATLGLASELGESAARLREVAPKLRAKTSDEAVAIFLRQDAVAPAALPMPDRAARRLCDRLVSLGAVRELTGRDSFRLYGL from the coding sequence ATGCTGTCCGATGACGATATCCTAGCGCGACAGCCCGGTTGGGTCACGCGGGGCGGGGCGGAATCGCTGGAGGATGTTGCGTTTTTGTCGGGGGCGGCATTGGCGCGGCTCGACCTTGCCCTGCGGGCCGAGGGCGGCGATGGCCGGGGCGCGGCGCAGTGTCCCGGGGCGCTTCTGCGGGACCGGCGGGCGCTGGCCGCTGCCGAGGTCGCGGTGCGCCGTGCGGGGCGCAGGGAGACGGCGCGCGAGTTGCGCGATGCGGTTCATTTTACGCAAGAGGGCGACAGCCCGGGACCCGCGGGTGAGGTTCTGTCGCGCTGGCAGGCGGCGGTGGCGCGGCCCATCGGCGTGGCGTCACTTGCGCGGGTGCTGCCGGGCGTCGACCGGGAAGCGATCGCCGAGATCCTCGACCGGCGCGCCACGGGCGGGCCAGTGGCGCAGGCGGCGGCGGGTTTCGCGGCGATGGTCGCCGCGCATCCTGGGGACGAGACCGGGGCCTTGATCCTGGCCGAGGCGGTGCTGGCGCGGGCGCTTGGCTGGTCGCATATCCTGCCGGTGCTGAGCATCGATCTGCGGCCCAGGGCCTTTTCGCAGAGGGGTGACGATTTGCAGCGGGCGTTTCATGTGGCAGTGCGGACCGGGGCGCTGGCCACGCTGGGGCTGGCGTCGGAGCTTGGCGAAAGCGCGGCGCGGTTGCGCGAGGTCGCGCCGAAGCTGCGGGCCAAGACCTCGGACGAGGCGGTGGCGATCTTCCTGCGGCAGGATGCGGTGGCGCCCGCGGCACTGCCCATGCCGGATCGGGCGGCACGGCGGCTGTGTGACAGGCTGGTATCGCTGGGCGCGGTGCGCGAATTGACCGGGCGCGACAGCTTCCGGCTTTACGGGTTGTGA
- a CDS encoding integrase produces the protein MPSANTTKAYAADWTHYARWCRATGTAPLPPDPEALAAYVDSLHGTLSPPSIDRRLAGLRWSFAARGMPLEDATLRRLRPSEPQDHHPARKDALSEDDVAAMVATLPRDLRGMRDRAILCLGHAAGLGRGQLVGLDLVSEATPDADGDARGHVKVQATHVTLILPGSTRDIPCAAKPDLCPQRALALWLRFSRIDSGPLFRRCSRDGTRALEGRLNDRHVARLIKRCAVAAGLRPDLSDAETRAQFSGLSLRAERNA, from the coding sequence ATGCCAAGCGCCAATACCACCAAGGCCTATGCCGCCGACTGGACCCACTACGCCCGCTGGTGCCGCGCCACCGGGACCGCGCCCCTGCCGCCCGATCCCGAGGCCCTGGCGGCCTACGTCGACAGCCTCCACGGGACCCTCAGCCCGCCCAGCATCGACCGGCGGCTCGCGGGGCTTCGCTGGAGTTTCGCCGCGCGCGGGATGCCGCTCGAGGACGCGACCCTGCGCCGGCTTCGTCCTTCAGAACCGCAAGACCACCATCCGGCCCGCAAGGATGCCCTAAGCGAAGACGATGTCGCCGCCATGGTCGCCACCCTGCCCCGGGACCTGCGCGGAATGCGCGACCGGGCGATTCTCTGCCTTGGTCACGCGGCGGGCCTCGGGCGCGGCCAGTTGGTCGGGCTCGATCTTGTGTCGGAGGCAACTCCGGACGCGGATGGCGACGCGCGGGGACATGTGAAGGTGCAGGCGACCCATGTGACCCTGATCTTGCCCGGATCGACGCGAGACATACCCTGCGCAGCGAAACCCGACCTTTGCCCCCAGAGGGCGCTCGCCCTCTGGCTTCGGTTCTCCCGGATCGACAGCGGGCCGCTCTTTCGGCGCTGCTCGCGTGACGGGACCCGGGCCTTGGAAGGACGCCTGAACGACCGCCACGTGGCCCGTCTGATCAAGCGTTGCGCGGTTGCAGCCGGGCTTCGCCCCGACTTGTCAGATGCCGAAACGCGCGCGCAGTTCTCCGGGCTTTCGTTGCGAGCAGAGCGAAACGCCTGA
- a CDS encoding SMC-Scp complex subunit ScpB, which produces MAEMDRELSDLPPALRWQEWMRRVEAVLFAASGPVAREDLARVVGDAVSVELILGDLEAAYEERAFTVAKVGEGWMLRTRPGYAEAVRAAAHVADRALDLKEFDVAVLAAIAYHQPITREELAEIFGKEIGREVIGRLHDRGLIGTGPRAPKRGAPYTFVTTEGFLAAFGLGSLRDLPEWEALADAGIVGQG; this is translated from the coding sequence ATGGCGGAAATGGACCGGGAGCTTTCGGACCTGCCGCCCGCGCTGCGCTGGCAGGAGTGGATGCGGCGGGTGGAGGCTGTGCTCTTCGCGGCCTCCGGTCCGGTCGCGCGGGAGGACCTTGCGCGGGTGGTGGGGGATGCCGTCTCGGTCGAGTTGATCCTTGGCGATCTGGAAGCCGCCTATGAGGAGCGGGCCTTTACCGTTGCGAAGGTCGGCGAGGGCTGGATGCTGCGCACCCGTCCCGGATATGCCGAGGCGGTGCGGGCGGCGGCCCATGTGGCAGACCGGGCGCTCGACCTGAAGGAGTTCGACGTCGCGGTGCTGGCGGCCATCGCCTATCACCAGCCGATCACGCGGGAGGAGTTGGCGGAGATCTTCGGCAAGGAAATCGGCCGGGAGGTGATCGGGCGGCTCCATGACCGGGGGCTGATCGGCACCGGGCCGCGCGCGCCGAAACGGGGCGCGCCCTATACCTTTGTCACGACCGAAGGTTTCCTCGCGGCCTTCGGGCTTGGCTCGCTCCGGGACCTGCCGGAGTGGGAGGCGCTGGCCGATGCCGGGATCGTGGGGCAGGGGTAG